In Nitrospirota bacterium, the sequence GACCCTGGTGGATAGACTTCCTGCCATTGATCTGGCCATCCCCATGGGCAGCCTTCCGATGCATCTGCGCCCTGATCTTATAAGCTTTCCGCAGCAACGCTCATTTCTGGTTCCCGATGCCGAAAAGGTCGCACTCTGGAGCAGCCGTTTCAACAGGCTCGGAACGGGGTTGAAGATTGGAATATCCTGGAGGGGAGGCAAGGATGCCAGCGTCCGCAATCTGCGCTCGACAACGCTTGCGCAGTGGTCCCGTCTTTTCACGGTGCCGGGTTTACAGTTCGTGAACTTACAATACGGGGACTGCGCTCAAGAGCTTCTGACCGCTAAAAAGGACCTTGGCGTCACGATCCACGATTGGGACGACGCAGACCCGCTCAAGGACCTCGACGGCTTCGCGGCACAGATTGCGGCCCTGGACCTTGTGATCTCCGTGGATAACGCCACCGTGCACATGGCCGGAGCGCTTGGTATTCCGGCATGGGTATTATTGCCCAGGGGCTGCGACTGGAGATGGATGAAGGACTTTGAAGACAGCCCGTGGTATTCTTCGGTCAGGCTGTTCCGTCAACAGGCGCACGGAATGTGGGGAGAGGTCTTCGAGCCGGTCGCCGAATCACTGAGAACAATGACTCCCCGGGCGCTGGCCTCAGGGAACAATGACTGTTTTTTACCACCGGTCAAGAGGTCCTATCTGTCCGCAACATCATCAGTCGAAACGATGCATTCGAAAACAGCGATCAGCAATCTCAACCTGCGACTTTCTGAGATCATGCAGAACAGGATATCGGTAAAAACAGCGGTCGAAGTTAGAGAAATAGATTCACTGTCCGCGACTGAGCAGAGCCTCTTTGACAGGCCTATCTTTATCCTTGGAGTGCCGCGTTCGGGGACCTCAATGGTTGCAGGCTTATTGCATGAATGCGGTGCATGGGCAGGGAAAACCGTGCTGGGATCACCGGAAAATCCGAAGGGGTTCTACGAGCATATTGTTCTAAGAGAAACGATGAATAAAAAAATTCTTTCTTCTCTTAACTGCGACCCCTTAGGGGTCAAGGCCCTCCCGGAAATTGATCAACTGCCGGATATCCCGGATCTGGGCAATATCGTAAAGCAGGTTATTCAAGCTGAGGGCTACACTGAAGACAGGCCGTGGCTATTTAAAGATCCCAAGTTGTCCCTTATATGGCCTATATTGAGAGCGGCTTTTCCCTCCGCGCGTTGGATAATCGTGAGAAGAAAGAATGAGGATATTATCAGGTCATGCTTGAACACTCATTTTATGGTCCGTCATTCGACTGATCCGTTGTTCTGGCGCTCCTGGATCGATGAGTACCTCGATAGACTGGATAGGTTGAAAGGATCCGGCGTATGGTGGAGAGAAGTATGGCCGCATGAGCTTGCCTCAGGAGACTTCGGCGTCCTGCATCAACTGATCAACGAACTTGATCTGAACTGGAACGAACAAATCGTCGAGGAATTTATTCTGCCGGGCTCATGGCATGCTTCAACAACATGAAAGCCCCTGCAAGAGAGAGGGGCTTCTTCAAGGCAGCATGTGACAGGGTACTTCAGATAGCAGCGGGTGAGCCTCTGAGACCAGCCGCAATATTGATGTTGATGTTGATAATGGCCGCAAGCTTTTCCGGAACGGGCTGCGCCATGACCTCGAGAATGCGTTTGTCGATGAAGAGACTGAGCGACAGGATGTCCTCCCGGATCTTTCTGGGCATCGCGTTGTCCGAACCGGCAAGCTCGCTCTGGAATATGCTCCAGATTCGCTGGTTATACCGGAGCGCCTCGTCGAGACGTGCATCCCGGTCGGTTGCATCCCAGTTATTCTGCACATTCTGCAGCATGAGGGCGGCTTTCGTCAATACCGACGCCTCCAGCTCACGACCTGACTGAGTTGTCTTTTGGACCGTCCGGTATGCTTCCAGTTGATTTGCGAGCATTGTTCAAGACCTCCTGTTCATATTCTATCAGTTTCTGCGTCAGCTTCAGCGCCTGGTAGTAACGGCTGCTCAGGATGTTTGCGCTGATCTGGTCTATCATGCCCAGCGTGCTGGGCGCCGCGGTCACAACATCCCGCACGAGCTTCCAGTAGCTGTTGTGGTGCACAACAAGGTTTTTCTCGTCCACATACATGAGCTGGACGGTGAAGTAGATGCGCTTGCAGGGCGTGTCCGCGTCCTGTTCGCGGAGAATGTCCTTGTCCCTCAGTATCGGAACATTGTTCTCGACCATCAGGTCGCACCGGCTTCCGCCGTTCTGGACGACCGCTCCGCCGATGATCAGACGTTCATGGGGTTTTAAATTGATTTTCAGGGCCATAGCCTTCCGAATCCGTCAAACCGAAAATATATCAGCTTTATATTTTTACATTCACGATAGTTCCATGCTGCACGTGGTCCGCTGTCTGCGCTCGCTTCGGACTGATCGTTTCCTTATATTGCT encodes:
- a CDS encoding tetratricopeptide repeat protein; the protein is MRTGRNDPCPCGSGKKFKKCCEPTETSPSAAVPGPAHSLAGMLREAIDHHQTGRLGDAERLYRSILEKRPNDADALHLLGVICHQIGNLAEAETLIKRAIAVDNKAALFHVNLGNVLKQRGKQDEAMASFRKALSLQPDLAEAHYNLANELYANNDVEKAVTHYTKALRTNPQMAEAHYNLGIALQTQDRIEEAISSYSRAVAIRPDHHNAHYNLGILFQEMERYKDAAMHYDRALKYDPGNANAHYYRGNAYLELDRYDTAEASFRSAIALRPDFADAHNDLSVALRKQGRTEDALASARRSLEITPGFAAYNNLGITYREDGRIAEAIENAKRAIALKPDSPDVQWNLALALLHHGELAPGWQRYECRALKTDSSLRVFPYPRWAGSPLKDKTLFIFAEQGIGDQIMFASLFPDIMRREPKHCIADCDPRLVPLFARSFPGVAVIPAARETLVDRLPAIDLAIPMGSLPMHLRPDLISFPQQRSFLVPDAEKVALWSSRFNRLGTGLKIGISWRGGKDASVRNLRSTTLAQWSRLFTVPGLQFVNLQYGDCAQELLTAKKDLGVTIHDWDDADPLKDLDGFAAQIAALDLVISVDNATVHMAGALGIPAWVLLPRGCDWRWMKDFEDSPWYSSVRLFRQQAHGMWGEVFEPVAESLRTMTPRALASGNNDCFLPPVKRSYLSATSSVETMHSKTAISNLNLRLSEIMQNRISVKTAVEVREIDSLSATEQSLFDRPIFILGVPRSGTSMVAGLLHECGAWAGKTVLGSPENPKGFYEHIVLRETMNKKILSSLNCDPLGVKALPEIDQLPDIPDLGNIVKQVIQAEGYTEDRPWLFKDPKLSLIWPILRAAFPSARWIIVRRKNEDIIRSCLNTHFMVRHSTDPLFWRSWIDEYLDRLDRLKGSGVWWREVWPHELASGDFGVLHQLINELDLNWNEQIVEEFILPGSWHASTT
- the flaF gene encoding flagellar biosynthesis regulator FlaF, which translates into the protein MLANQLEAYRTVQKTTQSGRELEASVLTKAALMLQNVQNNWDATDRDARLDEALRYNQRIWSIFQSELAGSDNAMPRKIREDILSLSLFIDKRILEVMAQPVPEKLAAIINININIAAGLRGSPAAI
- a CDS encoding flagellar biosynthesis repressor FlbT — encoded protein: MALKINLKPHERLIIGGAVVQNGGSRCDLMVENNVPILRDKDILREQDADTPCKRIYFTVQLMYVDEKNLVVHHNSYWKLVRDVVTAAPSTLGMIDQISANILSSRYYQALKLTQKLIEYEQEVLNNARKSTGSIPDGPKDNSVRS